In the genome of Defluviitalea raffinosedens, the window TAACAACAGCATCTACCGGATCTTCCTTATGTTTATAATAATAATCAATCAGATGAACAGCCACTTCTGTATCGGTTTCTGATACAAATACATACCCATGGCTGATTAATTCATCTTTTAATTCCATATAATTTTCTATAATTCCATTATGAACAACGGTTATACTTTCATCTCCATTGGTATGGGGATGGGAATTTTCATCAGAAGGTGCTCCGTGAGTTGCCCACCTGGTATGGCCTATCCCTACAGTTCCTTTTACAGTTCTGCCTTCAAGTTTCTCTTCAAGGTCTTTAAGTCTTCCTTTAGTTTTTACAATATTTATAGATGAACCATTATAAACAGCTATTCCTGCTGAGTCATATCCTCTATACTCCAGTTTTCTTAAGCTTTCTATCAGGATTGGAGAGGCTTCCTGGTCCCCGATATATCCTACAATACCGCACATATAAATACCCCCTTTATCTCCTATCTTTTAAACTATTTATTTAATTCTGTTTTAATCAGCTCTGCTAATTTTTCCGCTTCTTCTTTTAATACTTTTTCATCTTTTCCTTCTATCATGACGCGAATAAGAGGCTCTGTTCCAGAAGGGCGAATAAGTACTCTTCCTTCTCCGGCAAACTTCGCTTCCAGCTCTTCAATGGCTTTTTTAACAGTTTTATTTTCTAAGTAAGAATACTTCTTCTCATTAGAAACTTTCGCATTCACTAAAACCTGAGGAAGTACTTCCATGACACTCGCTAGTTCTGAAAGCTTCTTGCCAGTTTTTTTCATTACTGATAAAAGCTGAAGGGCAGTAAGTATGCCATCTCCAGTGGTATTATAATCAAGGAAAATGATATGCCCCGATTGTTCTCCACCTAATTTATAATTGTCTTTTAGCATTTCTTCTAATACGTAACGGTCTCCTACTTTCGTCTTTTCAACATTAATGCCGTTTTTTTCTGCCATAATGAATAGCCCTAAATTGCTCATGACTGTTGCAACGATTGTATTGCCTGTCAGAGTATTTTCCTTTTTCATCTGAAGGCCGCAGATTGCCATAATCTGATCACCATCAACGAGATTGCCATTTTCATCGACAGCCAGGCATCTGTCAGCATCTCCGTCAAAAGCAAGACCAAGATCCACTTTATTGGCTTTTACAATTTCCTGGAGTGCTTCTATATGAGTTGAGCCACAATTTTTATTAATATTGCATCCATTGGGCTCGCTGCCTGTTACAATAAGCTCTGCACCCAAAGCTTCCAGTACTTTAGGTCCTGCCATATAAGCTGCGCCATTGGCACAGTCCACAGCTATTTTTAATCCTTTTAAGTCCACGTTGATGGTTGACTTTAAGAAATCTACATAATCATTTAAAGCATCTGGTTCTTCAATGATCGTGCCTATTTCTTCTCCAACAGGTGTTGGAAGTTCTTCTGTATGATCTAATATGATGCCTTCTATTTCTTCTTCCAGTTCATCTCTTAATTTATAACCTTCGCTGTTAAAGAATTTGATGCCATTGTATTTTACCGGATTGTGAGAGGCAGAGATCACAACCCCTGCATCGGCTTTATATTTTCTTGTAAGGTATGCCACTGCCGGAGTAGGTACAACTCCGAGTTTTACAGCTTTTGCCCCTACGGAACAAATACCTGCAACCAGAGCTGCCTCCAGCATATTTCCTGATATTCTGGTATCTCTGCCAACTAAAATGATCGGTTGATGATGGGTTTCTTTTGTAAGTACATAAGCTCCAGCCTGCCCTAATTTATATGCTAGTTCTATTGTTAATTCTGTATTTGCTACACCACGAACACCATCTGTTCCAAATAATCTTCCCATTTCCAGCACCTTTCTTTTCTTATTTTAATCATAATATTTATATAAATTTTTAATTTTACACTATGTGTAAAATCCTTCCTCATTATAGCATCGTGTTAAATTTACGACAACAAATTTGAGAAAAAAATTATACAACTTTTATTGTTGGTATATACATCTTGTCATAGTGGTATATATCTTATATCCTATATATATGCTTTTAAAAATAAAATGACACAAAAAAAGAAGTGCCAATGCACTTCTTTTTTTATCATTCGGTTGCAGGAACACCTTCATGTTCAGGCACCTCTTGTTCTTCTTTAGGTTCAACAAGTTCTATTTCAACTTGAGGCGCCTCTCCTACTTGTCTGATGTTTTTAGGTAAAGTAAAGTTTACCGTAACTGTATGCTTACCTACACCATAATCCGAAACATCGATACTTCCTGCGATCATATTTTCAGTAATCTTATTAATGTCCTCTTCTATGCCTTGAAGATATACTGTAACTTCCTTTGAAATGTACCTAAATTGAAGATCTGTTTTAACGGTTAAACTTGAAGTCGGTATCTTAAATTCTCTTACAACTTGCTTTTTAACTTCTATAGTAACGGCTACCTTGGTATCTGTACTATTCCACAAAGAAACTCCCGAAGGAAGAATGATTTCTGGATTGAATGTAGTAGTCTTGTCTAAATGATCAAAGATAATCGTTGAAAGTTTAATCTGACTTAAGTTATTCACAACATTTTCAGGACCAACTATTGTAACTTCCTGAGGTTCTATTTTGATGCCTGTTGAAATATAGCCCTGGGCATAGGTCCCTTGTATATCAGCCTGTAGAACCGCCCTTCTCTTTTTTCCTACACTAAGCTGAACGGCTACGTTGTCAGTGCTTTTTTCAAGACCTAAAATTTCTTTTCCCTTAGCATCATATGCTTTAGGTTCAAGACCTAGAATTTTTTCACTGGTTACAATATCGGATACATTGACAGATACTTTAACAGAATCCACTTGATCAATCAAGGACTCTGCACCGGATAACACAATCTCACCCGGTGTTACCTTAGGCCCTAAGACCACGTAACCATCTTCTGTTTGTCCCTCAATATCAACCTGAATGGTCTTTGTCAAAGTTTTTCTCTTTTCTAAAATAA includes:
- a CDS encoding YbbR-like domain-containing protein; its protein translation is MSDFFGKNLEWKIFSLILAIGLWLIVINIKNPEETMSFTIPVTIENLETVTSKYDLIVSNLDEIENKTIKINLRGNRLTLESLKNNKKYLNEIKAVADLELFRYTKADEVNKIPIAISFSDEYRGLVFEEQNQIRYLDVILEKRKTLTKTIQVDIEGQTEDGYVVLGPKVTPGEIVLSGAESLIDQVDSVKVSVNVSDIVTSEKILGLEPKAYDAKGKEILGLEKSTDNVAVQLSVGKKRRAVLQADIQGTYAQGYISTGIKIEPQEVTIVGPENVVNNLSQIKLSTIIFDHLDKTTTFNPEIILPSGVSLWNSTDTKVAVTIEVKKQVVREFKIPTSSLTVKTDLQFRYISKEVTVYLQGIEEDINKITENMIAGSIDVSDYGVGKHTVTVNFTLPKNIRQVGEAPQVEIELVEPKEEQEVPEHEGVPATE
- the glmM gene encoding phosphoglucosamine mutase, producing MGRLFGTDGVRGVANTELTIELAYKLGQAGAYVLTKETHHQPIILVGRDTRISGNMLEAALVAGICSVGAKAVKLGVVPTPAVAYLTRKYKADAGVVISASHNPVKYNGIKFFNSEGYKLRDELEEEIEGIILDHTEELPTPVGEEIGTIIEEPDALNDYVDFLKSTINVDLKGLKIAVDCANGAAYMAGPKVLEALGAELIVTGSEPNGCNINKNCGSTHIEALQEIVKANKVDLGLAFDGDADRCLAVDENGNLVDGDQIMAICGLQMKKENTLTGNTIVATVMSNLGLFIMAEKNGINVEKTKVGDRYVLEEMLKDNYKLGGEQSGHIIFLDYNTTGDGILTALQLLSVMKKTGKKLSELASVMEVLPQVLVNAKVSNEKKYSYLENKTVKKAIEELEAKFAGEGRVLIRPSGTEPLIRVMIEGKDEKVLKEEAEKLAELIKTELNK